The Cloeon dipterum chromosome X, ieCloDipt1.1, whole genome shotgun sequence genome includes a window with the following:
- the Pex5 gene encoding peroxisomal targeting signal 1 receptor isoform X1, which translates to MALRELVEGECGGANSLVRLTSHFVQDRAHKEDGLRHFPPHPEAIFGESSADQFVQEFLEESLVQRGIDVVPQTFHVDSLLREMREIESAQHNSLPPIPAPGVAQALADAETAGWAEQFSDTHNNFNELKIEEIWNEAGSSLKPIATEKNELGFGPSWTLEYLQPDEHDISTELENAWQEGSVEDQEIRAQANELVTVIDNQRVQNSKFMQFMRDIGNGEVDILDGKLDQDSKDTEAEAAHSWVKEFAEGQRQADLANGIVKEDDLWVNLQKEWEKSARDSGDITNWFEEFSSYYDPFKQYSFEKENPLLDNENPLDEGKRRLAEGDLPSAVLLFEAAVQKDENCAEAWQLLGTTQAENEQDPMAIPALKKCLQLDPGNLSALMALAVCYTNESYQNQACHALKDWLKGNPKYSDLVPPHTEEHPQKYEYITSLMTNDVHQEVHDLFLAAANRNPISDIDPDVQCGLGVLFNLSNEYDKAVDCFRAALEARPEDSRMWNRLGATLANGNRSEEAVDAYHRALELTPGFIRARYNVGITCVNLNAYKEAAEHFISALNIQASGKGVQGKSSWRSMSESIWSSLRLVVGLMERKDLFTLVDNRDLAKLNEVFKMNEELN; encoded by the exons ATGGCTCTGCGCGAGTTGGTCGAGGGCGAGTGCGGCGGCGCCAATTCTTTGGTCCGTCTCACCTCGCACTTTGTCCAGGACCGGGCCCACAAGGAGGATGGACTCAGGCACTTTCCCCCTCACCCTGAAGCCATTTTCGGCGAGTCCAGTGCCGATCAG TTTGTTCAAGAGTTCTTGGAGGAGAGTCTAGTTCAGCGAGGAATCGATGTGGTACCTCAAACCTTCCACGTCGACTCGCTGCTGCGGGAGATGCGCGAAATCGAGAGTGCCCAGCACAACTCTTTGCCGCCAATCCCTGCTCCTGGAGTCGCACAAGCTCTTGCCGACGCTGAAACCGCTGGATGGGCCGAACAGTTTTCGGACACtcacaataattttaac GAGCTCAAAATTGAAGAGATTTGGAATGAAGCCGGTTCTTCTCTGAAACCAATCGCGACTGAGAAGAACGAACTGGGCTTTGGGCCAAGCTGGACTTTGGAATATCTGCAACCCGATGAACATGACAT ATCCACCGAGCTGGAAAATGCATGGCAGGAGGGATCAGTAGAAGACCAGGAAATCCGAGCTCAGGCGAATGAACTTGTCACAGTCATCGACAATCAGCGCGTTCAAAACTCAAAG TTCATGCAGTTTATGCGTGACATTGGCAACGGTGAAGTTGACATTTTAGACGGAAAGTTGGACCAAGACTCCAAGGACACAGAGGCTGAGGCGGCTCACTCGTGGGTGAAGGAGTTTGCCGAAGGCCAGCGGCAGGCTGATCTTGCCAACGGCATCGTCAAAGAGGACGACCTCTGGGTCAACTTGCAGAAGGAATGGGAAAAGTCCGCCAGAGACAGTGGCGACATCACCAATTGGTTCGAAGAGTTCAGTTCCTACTACGACCCCTTTAAG CAATACAGctttgaaaaggaaaaccCCCTACTCGACAATGAGAACCCTCTGGACGAGGGTAAGAGGAGGCTCGCCGAAGGGGATTTGCCAAGTGCCGTTTTGCTCTTTGAGGCAGCAGTGCAGAAAGACGAAAACTGCGCTGAAGCCTGGCAGCTCTTGGGAACAACGCAAGCTGAAAACGAGCAG GACCCCATGGCTATCCCTGCATTGAAAAAGTGCCTTCAATTAGATCCAGGAAATTTGTCCGCGCTGATGGCTTTGGCTGTTTGCTACACAAACGAGAGTTATCAAAATCAAGCTTGTCACGCCCTCAAG GATTGGTTAAAGGGTAATCCTAAATACAGTGACTTGGTTCCTCCTCACACGGAAGAGCATCCCCAAAAGTATGAATATATTACCTCACTAATGACCAA CGATGTCCACCAAGAAGTGCATGACCTTTTCCTGGCAGCTGCGAACAGAAAtcccatttctgacattgatCCAGACGTTCAGTGTGGTCTTGGAGTGCTCTTCAACTTGTCTAATGAATACGACAAGGCTGTGGATTGTTTTCGAGCAGCTCTGGAAGCTCGGCCAGAG GACTCGAGAATGTGGAACCGTCTTGGCGCAACTCTGGCAAATGGTAATCGGTCAGAGGAAGCAGTTGACGCGTACCACAGAGCCCTGGAACTGACGCCTGGCTTCATCAGAGCTCGCTATAACGTCGGAATAACCTGTGTCAACCTAAACGCTTACAA GGAAGCTGCTGAGCACTTCATTTCTGCGCTCAACATTCAAGCTTCTGGCAAGGGAGTGCAAGGGAAGAGCTCGTGGAGGTCAATGTCTGAGAGCATTTGGTCCTCGTTAAGGCTAGTGGTTGGATTAATGGAGAGGAAAGACCTGTTTACTTTGGTGGATAACAg GGACTTGGCGAAACTAAACGAGGTGTTCAAAATGAACGAAGAACTGAATTAG
- the Pex5 gene encoding peroxisomal targeting signal 1 receptor isoform X3: MALRELVEGECGGANSLVRLTSHFVQDRAHKEDGLRHFPPHPEAIFGESSADQFVQEFLEESLVQRGIDVVPQTFHVDSLLREMREIESAQHNSLPPIPAPGVAQALADAETAGWAEQFSDTHNNFNELKIEEIWNEAGSSLKPIATEKNELGFGPSWTLEYLQPDEHDISTELENAWQEGSVEDQEIRAQANELVTVIDNQRVQNSKFMQFMRDIGNGEVDILDGKLDQDSKDTEAEAAHSWVKEFAEGQRQADLANGIVKEDDLWVNLQKEWEKSARDSGDITNWFEEFSSYYDPFKQYSFEKENPLLDNENPLDEGKRRLAEGDLPSAVLLFEAAVQKDENCAEAWQLLGTTQAENEQDPMAIPALKKCLQLDPGNLSALMALAVCYTNESYQNQACHALKDWLKGNPKYSDLVPPHTEEHPQNDVHQEVHDLFLAAANRNPISDIDPDVQCGLGVLFNLSNEYDKAVDCFRAALEARPEDSRMWNRLGATLANGNRSEEAVDAYHRALELTPGFIRARYNVGITCVNLNAYKEAAEHFISALNIQASGKGVQGKSSWRSMSESIWSSLRLVVGLMERKDLFTLVDNRDLAKLNEVFKMNEELN; this comes from the exons ATGGCTCTGCGCGAGTTGGTCGAGGGCGAGTGCGGCGGCGCCAATTCTTTGGTCCGTCTCACCTCGCACTTTGTCCAGGACCGGGCCCACAAGGAGGATGGACTCAGGCACTTTCCCCCTCACCCTGAAGCCATTTTCGGCGAGTCCAGTGCCGATCAG TTTGTTCAAGAGTTCTTGGAGGAGAGTCTAGTTCAGCGAGGAATCGATGTGGTACCTCAAACCTTCCACGTCGACTCGCTGCTGCGGGAGATGCGCGAAATCGAGAGTGCCCAGCACAACTCTTTGCCGCCAATCCCTGCTCCTGGAGTCGCACAAGCTCTTGCCGACGCTGAAACCGCTGGATGGGCCGAACAGTTTTCGGACACtcacaataattttaac GAGCTCAAAATTGAAGAGATTTGGAATGAAGCCGGTTCTTCTCTGAAACCAATCGCGACTGAGAAGAACGAACTGGGCTTTGGGCCAAGCTGGACTTTGGAATATCTGCAACCCGATGAACATGACAT ATCCACCGAGCTGGAAAATGCATGGCAGGAGGGATCAGTAGAAGACCAGGAAATCCGAGCTCAGGCGAATGAACTTGTCACAGTCATCGACAATCAGCGCGTTCAAAACTCAAAG TTCATGCAGTTTATGCGTGACATTGGCAACGGTGAAGTTGACATTTTAGACGGAAAGTTGGACCAAGACTCCAAGGACACAGAGGCTGAGGCGGCTCACTCGTGGGTGAAGGAGTTTGCCGAAGGCCAGCGGCAGGCTGATCTTGCCAACGGCATCGTCAAAGAGGACGACCTCTGGGTCAACTTGCAGAAGGAATGGGAAAAGTCCGCCAGAGACAGTGGCGACATCACCAATTGGTTCGAAGAGTTCAGTTCCTACTACGACCCCTTTAAG CAATACAGctttgaaaaggaaaaccCCCTACTCGACAATGAGAACCCTCTGGACGAGGGTAAGAGGAGGCTCGCCGAAGGGGATTTGCCAAGTGCCGTTTTGCTCTTTGAGGCAGCAGTGCAGAAAGACGAAAACTGCGCTGAAGCCTGGCAGCTCTTGGGAACAACGCAAGCTGAAAACGAGCAG GACCCCATGGCTATCCCTGCATTGAAAAAGTGCCTTCAATTAGATCCAGGAAATTTGTCCGCGCTGATGGCTTTGGCTGTTTGCTACACAAACGAGAGTTATCAAAATCAAGCTTGTCACGCCCTCAAG GATTGGTTAAAGGGTAATCCTAAATACAGTGACTTGGTTCCTCCTCACACGGAAGAGCATCCCCAAAA CGATGTCCACCAAGAAGTGCATGACCTTTTCCTGGCAGCTGCGAACAGAAAtcccatttctgacattgatCCAGACGTTCAGTGTGGTCTTGGAGTGCTCTTCAACTTGTCTAATGAATACGACAAGGCTGTGGATTGTTTTCGAGCAGCTCTGGAAGCTCGGCCAGAG GACTCGAGAATGTGGAACCGTCTTGGCGCAACTCTGGCAAATGGTAATCGGTCAGAGGAAGCAGTTGACGCGTACCACAGAGCCCTGGAACTGACGCCTGGCTTCATCAGAGCTCGCTATAACGTCGGAATAACCTGTGTCAACCTAAACGCTTACAA GGAAGCTGCTGAGCACTTCATTTCTGCGCTCAACATTCAAGCTTCTGGCAAGGGAGTGCAAGGGAAGAGCTCGTGGAGGTCAATGTCTGAGAGCATTTGGTCCTCGTTAAGGCTAGTGGTTGGATTAATGGAGAGGAAAGACCTGTTTACTTTGGTGGATAACAg GGACTTGGCGAAACTAAACGAGGTGTTCAAAATGAACGAAGAACTGAATTAG
- the Pex5 gene encoding peroxisomal targeting signal 1 receptor isoform X2: MALRELVEGECGGANSLVRLTSHFVQDRAHKEDGLRHFPPHPEAIFGESSADQFVQEFLEESLVQRGIDVVPQTFHVDSLLREMREIESAQHNSLPPIPAPGVAQALADAETAGWAEQFSDTHNNFNELKIEEIWNEAGSSLKPIATEKNELGFGPSWTLEYLQPDEHDISTELENAWQEGSVEDQEIRAQANELVTVIDNQRVQNSKFMRDIGNGEVDILDGKLDQDSKDTEAEAAHSWVKEFAEGQRQADLANGIVKEDDLWVNLQKEWEKSARDSGDITNWFEEFSSYYDPFKQYSFEKENPLLDNENPLDEGKRRLAEGDLPSAVLLFEAAVQKDENCAEAWQLLGTTQAENEQDPMAIPALKKCLQLDPGNLSALMALAVCYTNESYQNQACHALKDWLKGNPKYSDLVPPHTEEHPQKYEYITSLMTNDVHQEVHDLFLAAANRNPISDIDPDVQCGLGVLFNLSNEYDKAVDCFRAALEARPEDSRMWNRLGATLANGNRSEEAVDAYHRALELTPGFIRARYNVGITCVNLNAYKEAAEHFISALNIQASGKGVQGKSSWRSMSESIWSSLRLVVGLMERKDLFTLVDNRDLAKLNEVFKMNEELN; this comes from the exons ATGGCTCTGCGCGAGTTGGTCGAGGGCGAGTGCGGCGGCGCCAATTCTTTGGTCCGTCTCACCTCGCACTTTGTCCAGGACCGGGCCCACAAGGAGGATGGACTCAGGCACTTTCCCCCTCACCCTGAAGCCATTTTCGGCGAGTCCAGTGCCGATCAG TTTGTTCAAGAGTTCTTGGAGGAGAGTCTAGTTCAGCGAGGAATCGATGTGGTACCTCAAACCTTCCACGTCGACTCGCTGCTGCGGGAGATGCGCGAAATCGAGAGTGCCCAGCACAACTCTTTGCCGCCAATCCCTGCTCCTGGAGTCGCACAAGCTCTTGCCGACGCTGAAACCGCTGGATGGGCCGAACAGTTTTCGGACACtcacaataattttaac GAGCTCAAAATTGAAGAGATTTGGAATGAAGCCGGTTCTTCTCTGAAACCAATCGCGACTGAGAAGAACGAACTGGGCTTTGGGCCAAGCTGGACTTTGGAATATCTGCAACCCGATGAACATGACAT ATCCACCGAGCTGGAAAATGCATGGCAGGAGGGATCAGTAGAAGACCAGGAAATCCGAGCTCAGGCGAATGAACTTGTCACAGTCATCGACAATCAGCGCGTTCAAAACTCAAAG TTTATGCGTGACATTGGCAACGGTGAAGTTGACATTTTAGACGGAAAGTTGGACCAAGACTCCAAGGACACAGAGGCTGAGGCGGCTCACTCGTGGGTGAAGGAGTTTGCCGAAGGCCAGCGGCAGGCTGATCTTGCCAACGGCATCGTCAAAGAGGACGACCTCTGGGTCAACTTGCAGAAGGAATGGGAAAAGTCCGCCAGAGACAGTGGCGACATCACCAATTGGTTCGAAGAGTTCAGTTCCTACTACGACCCCTTTAAG CAATACAGctttgaaaaggaaaaccCCCTACTCGACAATGAGAACCCTCTGGACGAGGGTAAGAGGAGGCTCGCCGAAGGGGATTTGCCAAGTGCCGTTTTGCTCTTTGAGGCAGCAGTGCAGAAAGACGAAAACTGCGCTGAAGCCTGGCAGCTCTTGGGAACAACGCAAGCTGAAAACGAGCAG GACCCCATGGCTATCCCTGCATTGAAAAAGTGCCTTCAATTAGATCCAGGAAATTTGTCCGCGCTGATGGCTTTGGCTGTTTGCTACACAAACGAGAGTTATCAAAATCAAGCTTGTCACGCCCTCAAG GATTGGTTAAAGGGTAATCCTAAATACAGTGACTTGGTTCCTCCTCACACGGAAGAGCATCCCCAAAAGTATGAATATATTACCTCACTAATGACCAA CGATGTCCACCAAGAAGTGCATGACCTTTTCCTGGCAGCTGCGAACAGAAAtcccatttctgacattgatCCAGACGTTCAGTGTGGTCTTGGAGTGCTCTTCAACTTGTCTAATGAATACGACAAGGCTGTGGATTGTTTTCGAGCAGCTCTGGAAGCTCGGCCAGAG GACTCGAGAATGTGGAACCGTCTTGGCGCAACTCTGGCAAATGGTAATCGGTCAGAGGAAGCAGTTGACGCGTACCACAGAGCCCTGGAACTGACGCCTGGCTTCATCAGAGCTCGCTATAACGTCGGAATAACCTGTGTCAACCTAAACGCTTACAA GGAAGCTGCTGAGCACTTCATTTCTGCGCTCAACATTCAAGCTTCTGGCAAGGGAGTGCAAGGGAAGAGCTCGTGGAGGTCAATGTCTGAGAGCATTTGGTCCTCGTTAAGGCTAGTGGTTGGATTAATGGAGAGGAAAGACCTGTTTACTTTGGTGGATAACAg GGACTTGGCGAAACTAAACGAGGTGTTCAAAATGAACGAAGAACTGAATTAG